One segment of Herbaspirillum hiltneri N3 DNA contains the following:
- a CDS encoding glutamate-5-semialdehyde dehydrogenase, which translates to MTLNIEHYMNDIGQRARKASRAMARADTAAKNRALSLIAAAIRRDADTLRAANQQDLAAARANGLSDAMLDRLTLSDKAIATMAEGLEQIVALPDPIGEISNMKYRPTGIQVGQMRVPLGVIGIIYEARPNVTVDAAGLCIKSGNATILRGGSEAIHCNQALAKLVKEGLAGAGLPEDAVQVVETTDRAAVGALITMTEYVDVIVPRGGKGLIERLIKESKVPMIKHLDGICHVYIDDKADQAKALDVAFNAKCHRYGTCNTMETLLVARAIAADVLPKLAELYRAKDVELRGDAESRAILAGYPLLKEAVEEDWSTEYLAPILAVKIVAGMDEAIDHINTYSSQHTDAIVTEDYTRAMRFLREVDSASVMVNASTRFADGFEYGLGAEIGISNDKLHARGPVGLEGLTSLKYVVLGQGQVRQ; encoded by the coding sequence ATGACGCTCAACATCGAACACTACATGAACGACATCGGCCAGCGCGCCCGCAAAGCATCGCGCGCCATGGCTCGTGCCGACACCGCGGCGAAGAACCGCGCGCTGTCCCTCATCGCCGCCGCCATCCGCCGCGACGCTGACACGCTGCGCGCCGCCAATCAGCAAGACCTGGCCGCGGCGCGCGCCAACGGTTTGTCAGACGCCATGCTGGACCGCCTGACGCTATCCGACAAGGCCATCGCCACCATGGCCGAAGGCCTGGAACAGATCGTCGCGCTGCCCGATCCGATCGGTGAAATTTCCAACATGAAGTATCGTCCGACCGGCATCCAGGTCGGCCAGATGCGCGTGCCGCTGGGCGTGATCGGCATCATCTACGAAGCACGTCCGAACGTGACCGTGGATGCCGCCGGCCTGTGCATCAAGAGCGGCAATGCGACGATCCTGCGCGGCGGCTCCGAAGCGATCCATTGCAACCAGGCCTTGGCGAAACTGGTCAAGGAAGGCCTGGCCGGCGCCGGCCTGCCCGAAGACGCAGTGCAAGTGGTCGAAACCACCGACCGCGCCGCTGTCGGTGCGCTGATCACCATGACCGAGTATGTCGACGTCATCGTGCCGCGCGGCGGCAAGGGACTGATCGAACGCCTCATCAAGGAATCCAAGGTGCCGATGATCAAGCATCTGGATGGCATCTGCCACGTCTACATCGACGACAAGGCCGACCAGGCAAAAGCGCTGGACGTCGCCTTCAACGCAAAGTGCCACCGCTACGGCACCTGCAACACCATGGAAACGCTGCTGGTGGCGCGCGCCATCGCCGCCGACGTGTTGCCGAAGCTGGCGGAACTGTACCGCGCCAAGGACGTCGAGCTGCGCGGCGACGCTGAAAGCCGTGCGATCCTGGCCGGTTATCCGCTTCTGAAAGAAGCCGTCGAAGAAGACTGGAGCACTGAATACCTGGCGCCCATCCTGGCCGTGAAGATCGTCGCCGGCATGGATGAAGCGATCGACCACATCAACACCTACTCGTCGCAGCACACCGACGCCATCGTTACCGAAGACTACACGCGCGCCATGCGTTTCCTGCGCGAAGTCGACTCGGCCTCGGTCATGGTCAATGCCTCGACGCGTTTTGCCGACGGCTTCGAATACGGCCTCGGCGCCGAGATCGGCATCTCCAACGACAAGCTACATGCGCGCGGCCCGGTCGGGCTGGAGGGACTGACTTCACTCAAATACGTGGTGCTGGGACAGGGGCAAGTGCGCCAGTAA
- a CDS encoding CopD family protein, which yields MLWIKALHIVFIASWFAGLFYLPRIFVNLAQETETVTRERLLGMARRLYRFTTILAIPAIVLGLWLYLIYGIGKGPGNGWMHAKLALVVLVIGYHHACGSLLRKFENGNNKRSHKWFRWFNEVPVLLLLAIVILVVVKPF from the coding sequence ATGCTCTGGATCAAAGCCCTGCACATCGTGTTCATCGCCTCGTGGTTCGCCGGCCTGTTCTACCTGCCGCGCATCTTCGTCAACCTGGCGCAGGAAACCGAGACCGTCACCAGGGAACGCCTGCTCGGCATGGCGCGTCGCCTGTACCGTTTCACCACGATCCTGGCAATTCCGGCGATCGTGCTGGGCTTGTGGCTGTACCTGATCTACGGCATCGGCAAAGGTCCCGGCAACGGCTGGATGCATGCCAAGCTGGCGCTGGTGGTGCTGGTGATCGGCTATCACCATGCCTGCGGTTCCCTGCTCAGGAAGTTCGAAAACGGCAACAACAAGCGCAGTCACAAGTGGTTCCGCTGGTTCAACGAAGTCCCGGTATTATTGTTACTGGCCATTGTGATTCTGGTCGTTGTGAAACCATTCTGA
- the holA gene encoding DNA polymerase III subunit delta, translated as MQLRLDALDTHLTKSLSSLYVIASDEHLLALEAADKIRKTARANGYTERDVLVVERSFKWGELLAANQSQSLFGDKKLIELRIPTGKPGKDGGQALQEYAANLNPDNLTIISLPKLDWATAKAAWVGTLQQAGVYIDIPLVERAHLPGWIGNRLAAQQQSADRQCMDFIADRVEGNLLAAHQEIQKLGLLYPTGKLTFEQVHDAVLNVARYDVFKLNEAMLSGDAARLMRMMDGLKGEGEALPLVLWAVAEEVRTLLKLKSGVTQGKQLGMLLKEYRIWGPREKLMEPALRRISLATLQTALQEAAQIDKMVKGLRAKAFSGDAWDALSQLGLKLARGY; from the coding sequence ATGCAACTGCGGCTGGACGCGCTCGACACCCACCTGACGAAATCGCTGTCGTCGCTGTACGTCATCGCCAGCGACGAACATCTGCTGGCGCTCGAAGCAGCCGACAAGATCCGCAAGACCGCGCGCGCCAACGGCTACACCGAACGCGACGTGCTGGTGGTCGAACGCAGCTTCAAATGGGGCGAACTGCTTGCCGCCAACCAGTCGCAATCGCTGTTCGGCGACAAGAAACTGATCGAACTGCGCATCCCCACCGGCAAACCCGGCAAGGACGGCGGCCAGGCGCTGCAGGAATACGCCGCCAACCTGAACCCCGACAACCTGACCATCATCAGCCTGCCCAAGCTCGACTGGGCCACAGCAAAGGCGGCTTGGGTCGGCACCTTGCAGCAAGCCGGCGTCTACATCGACATTCCGCTGGTCGAGCGCGCACATCTGCCGGGCTGGATCGGCAACCGGCTTGCCGCGCAGCAGCAGAGCGCCGATCGCCAGTGCATGGATTTCATCGCCGACCGCGTCGAAGGCAACCTGCTGGCGGCGCATCAGGAAATTCAAAAACTCGGCCTGCTTTACCCGACCGGCAAGCTGACATTCGAACAAGTGCACGACGCCGTGCTGAACGTGGCGCGCTACGACGTCTTCAAGCTCAACGAAGCGATGCTGTCGGGCGACGCCGCACGGCTCATGCGCATGATGGATGGCTTGAAGGGCGAAGGCGAAGCGCTGCCGCTGGTGCTGTGGGCCGTGGCCGAAGAAGTGCGCACGCTGCTCAAGCTCAAATCGGGCGTCACGCAAGGCAAGCAACTCGGCATGCTGCTCAAGGAATACCGCATCTGGGGCCCGCGCGAAAAACTGATGGAGCCGGCGCTGCGCCGCATCAGCCTGGCGACGCTGCAAACCGCGCTGCAAGAAGCTGCGCAGATCGACAAGATGGTCAAGGGCTTGCGCGCCAAGGCATTTTCCGGCGACGCCTGGGACGCGCTGTCGCAGCTCGGCCTCAAGCTCGCGCGCGGCTACTAA
- a CDS encoding LPS-assembly lipoprotein LptE: protein MPFQLHQRKVLQWFLMLLAAVTLSACGFHMRGPANLPFKTIFLGFADNSQLGTELKRYIRASGVEVVSDKDEAEAVLQVIADTREKKILTLNTNGRVREYSLYQRFSFLVRDNKGAVLIPPTNITLKRDITYDENQELAKQAEEVLLYRDMQSDLVQQILRRLSASKTATAGTADPVEE, encoded by the coding sequence ATGCCATTTCAACTTCATCAACGCAAAGTACTGCAATGGTTCCTGATGCTGCTGGCTGCGGTCACGCTCAGCGCCTGCGGCTTTCACATGCGCGGGCCGGCAAATCTGCCGTTCAAGACGATTTTCCTCGGCTTTGCGGACAACTCGCAATTGGGCACGGAACTGAAGCGCTACATCCGCGCCAGCGGCGTTGAAGTGGTGTCCGACAAGGACGAGGCGGAAGCGGTGCTGCAAGTCATCGCCGACACGCGTGAAAAGAAGATCCTGACCCTGAACACCAACGGCCGCGTACGCGAATACTCGCTGTACCAGCGCTTCAGTTTCCTGGTCAGGGACAACAAGGGCGCCGTCCTGATTCCGCCGACAAATATCACGCTCAAGCGTGACATTACCTACGACGAAAACCAGGAACTGGCGAAGCAGGCTGAAGAAGTGCTGCTGTATCGCGACATGCAAAGCGACTTGGTGCAGCAGATCCTGCGCCGCCTGTCCGCGAGCAAGACCGCCACAGCCGGCACTGCCGACCCCGTCGAGGAATAA
- a CDS encoding LacI family DNA-binding transcriptional regulator codes for MPPSIKQVALQAGVSTATVSRLLNSPASVSAETAGKINEAIAALGFRPNFNGRNLRAGRSRTVGVVVPTLSNTVFAQCLQGIELAARTLDYSVMFTATEYRQEDEAAAVNLLLSHRVDGVILTVADASASGTLDVLDREGIPYVLTYNQPQQASRLSVSVDNRAAAHDAVAHLTALGHTRIQMLTGQFNASDRAIQRYHGYLDAMRAHGLAPMAPIEVPRHTGLTSAHLQAFSDPQQRPSALFCSNDLLALAAMRDLRELGLRVPEDISVMGFDGIPLGEMMSPVLASAVQPSEQIGEVALRTLVAAIGQTEGGAGPVSQTLAHTIRHGGTVRVFS; via the coding sequence GTGCCGCCTTCCATCAAACAAGTCGCCCTGCAAGCCGGCGTGTCCACCGCGACGGTGTCGCGCCTGCTCAACAGTCCTGCATCGGTCAGCGCCGAGACCGCGGGCAAGATCAATGAGGCCATCGCCGCGCTCGGCTTCCGCCCCAATTTCAACGGCCGCAACCTGCGAGCGGGACGTTCGCGCACCGTCGGGGTGGTGGTGCCGACGCTGTCGAACACGGTGTTCGCGCAATGCCTGCAGGGGATCGAACTGGCGGCGCGTACGCTCGATTACTCGGTGATGTTCACGGCCACCGAATACCGCCAGGAAGACGAAGCGGCGGCAGTCAACCTGCTGCTCAGCCATCGCGTCGACGGCGTCATCCTGACCGTCGCCGACGCCAGCGCCAGCGGCACGCTGGACGTGCTCGACCGGGAAGGCATTCCCTACGTGCTGACGTACAACCAGCCGCAGCAAGCCTCGCGCCTGTCGGTGTCGGTCGACAATCGCGCCGCCGCACATGATGCCGTGGCGCACCTGACTGCGCTCGGCCATACCCGCATCCAGATGCTCACCGGTCAATTCAATGCGTCCGACCGCGCCATCCAGCGCTACCACGGCTATCTCGACGCCATGCGCGCGCACGGTCTGGCGCCGATGGCGCCGATCGAAGTGCCGCGCCATACCGGCCTGACCAGCGCGCATCTCCAGGCATTTTCCGATCCGCAGCAACGCCCGAGCGCCTTGTTCTGCTCCAACGACCTGCTCGCCCTGGCCGCGATGCGCGATCTGCGCGAGCTGGGTTTGCGCGTGCCGGAAGACATCTCCGTCATGGGCTTCGACGGCATCCCGCTGGGCGAGATGATGTCGCCGGTGCTGGCCAGCGCCGTGCAGCCGTCCGAACAGATCGGCGAAGTCGCCCTGCGCACGCTGGTGGCCGCCATCGGGCAGACCGAGGGTGGCGCCGGCCCGGTCTCGCAAACACTTGCGCACACGATCCGCCACGGCGGCACTGTGCGGGTTTTCTCCTGA
- the leuS gene encoding leucine--tRNA ligase, producing the protein MQDKYSPAEVEQSAQQHWIATDAYKTVEHAKDKQGRDKKKFYACSMLPYPSGKLHMGHVRNYTINDVMYRYLRMSGYNVLMPMGWDAFGMPAENAAMANGVPPAQWTYSNIEYMKKQMASMGLAIDWSREMTACSPEYYKWNQWMFLKMLEKGIIYKKTGTVNWDPIDQTVLANEQVIDGKGWRSGAVIEKREIPMYYAKITDYAEELLEHVETKLPGWPERVRLMQANWIGKSTGVRFAFPHDIKEDGQLISDGKLWVFTTRADTVMGVTFCAVAPEHALATFAAKNNPALQDFIAECKKGSVIEADMATMEKKGMPTGLFVTHPLTGAQVEVWVGNYVLITYGDGAVMGVPAHDERDFAFAKKYNLPIRQVVAVEGKTYSTDAWEEWYADKESGKTTDSGKYDGLGYQAAVDAIAADLAAKGLGEKKVTFRLRDWGISRQRYWGTPIPIIHCADCGDVPVPEKDLPVVLPEDCVPDGSGNPLNKHEKFLHVDCPSCGKPARRETDTMDTFVDSSWYFMRYTSPQSDDAMVDSRNDYWMPMDQYIGGIEHAVLHLLYARFWTKVMRDFGLVKFDEPFTNLLTQGMVLNETYYREDAAGKKTWINPDEVELTHDDKGRPVSAILKADGQPVAIGGTEKMSKSKNNGIDPQAQIDQYGADTARLFTMFASPPEQTLEWSGTGVEGANRFLRRVWAFAYNHAARIEGAGAVDTAQLNDTLKTLRREVYKVLQQADHDLKRIQYNTVVSACMKMLNTLEAAKLEDSPSANAVLAECTSIFLRILNPITPHITHALWQELGFAAQHGDILDADWPQVDAAALEQSEIEMMIQVNGKLRGSITVAKDADKASIEAAALGNESVQKFLTGAPKKIIVVPGKLINIVA; encoded by the coding sequence ATGCAAGATAAATACAGCCCAGCAGAAGTAGAACAATCCGCACAACAGCACTGGATCGCGACCGACGCGTACAAGACCGTCGAACACGCCAAAGACAAGCAGGGGCGCGACAAGAAGAAGTTCTATGCCTGCTCCATGCTGCCCTACCCATCGGGCAAGCTGCACATGGGCCACGTTCGCAATTACACGATCAACGACGTGATGTATCGCTACCTGCGCATGAGCGGCTACAACGTGCTGATGCCGATGGGCTGGGACGCGTTCGGCATGCCGGCGGAAAACGCGGCGATGGCCAACGGCGTGCCGCCGGCGCAATGGACTTACTCGAACATCGAGTACATGAAGAAGCAGATGGCGTCGATGGGCCTGGCGATCGACTGGTCGCGCGAAATGACGGCCTGCTCGCCCGAATATTACAAGTGGAACCAGTGGATGTTCCTGAAGATGCTCGAGAAGGGCATCATCTACAAGAAGACCGGCACCGTGAACTGGGATCCGATCGACCAGACCGTGCTGGCCAACGAGCAAGTCATCGACGGCAAAGGCTGGCGCTCGGGGGCGGTCATCGAGAAGCGTGAAATCCCGATGTACTACGCCAAGATCACCGACTACGCCGAGGAGCTGCTGGAACACGTCGAAACCAAGCTGCCGGGCTGGCCTGAGCGCGTGCGCCTGATGCAGGCCAACTGGATCGGCAAGTCCACCGGCGTGCGTTTCGCCTTCCCGCATGACATCAAGGAAGATGGTCAGCTGATCAGCGACGGCAAGCTGTGGGTCTTCACCACACGTGCCGACACCGTCATGGGCGTGACTTTCTGCGCCGTGGCCCCGGAACACGCGCTGGCGACCTTCGCCGCGAAGAACAATCCTGCGCTGCAAGACTTCATCGCCGAATGCAAGAAGGGCAGCGTCATTGAGGCCGACATGGCCACGATGGAAAAGAAAGGCATGCCGACCGGCCTGTTCGTCACCCATCCGCTGACCGGCGCACAAGTCGAAGTGTGGGTCGGCAATTATGTGCTGATCACCTACGGCGACGGCGCCGTGATGGGCGTACCGGCGCATGACGAGCGCGACTTCGCCTTCGCCAAGAAATACAATCTGCCGATCAGGCAGGTTGTTGCCGTCGAAGGCAAGACCTACTCCACCGACGCTTGGGAAGAATGGTACGCCGACAAGGAAAGCGGCAAGACCACCGATTCCGGCAAATACGACGGCCTCGGTTATCAAGCCGCAGTCGATGCCATCGCTGCCGACCTGGCCGCCAAGGGCCTGGGCGAAAAGAAAGTCACCTTCCGCCTGCGCGACTGGGGCATTTCGCGCCAGCGTTACTGGGGCACCCCGATCCCGATCATCCACTGCGCCGACTGCGGCGACGTGCCGGTTCCGGAAAAGGACCTGCCGGTCGTGCTGCCGGAAGACTGCGTGCCGGACGGCAGCGGCAACCCGCTCAACAAGCATGAAAAATTCCTGCACGTCGATTGCCCGAGCTGCGGCAAACCGGCGCGCCGCGAGACCGACACGATGGATACCTTCGTCGATTCGTCGTGGTACTTCATGCGCTACACCTCGCCGCAGAGCGACGATGCGATGGTCGACAGCCGCAACGACTACTGGATGCCGATGGACCAATACATCGGCGGCATCGAACACGCCGTGCTGCACTTGCTGTATGCACGCTTCTGGACCAAGGTCATGCGCGACTTCGGCCTGGTCAAGTTCGACGAACCGTTCACCAACCTGCTCACGCAAGGCATGGTGCTCAACGAGACCTACTATCGTGAAGACGCCGCCGGCAAGAAGACCTGGATCAACCCCGACGAAGTCGAACTGACGCATGACGACAAGGGCCGTCCGGTTTCCGCCATCCTGAAGGCAGACGGCCAGCCGGTCGCCATCGGCGGCACCGAGAAGATGTCGAAGTCGAAGAACAACGGCATCGATCCGCAAGCGCAGATCGACCAGTACGGCGCCGATACCGCACGCCTGTTCACCATGTTCGCTTCGCCACCGGAACAGACGCTGGAATGGTCGGGCACCGGCGTCGAAGGCGCCAATCGCTTCCTGCGCCGCGTGTGGGCATTCGCGTACAACCACGCTGCGCGCATTGAAGGCGCCGGCGCCGTCGATACGGCGCAACTGAACGACACGCTGAAGACGCTGCGCCGCGAAGTGTACAAGGTGCTGCAGCAAGCCGATCACGATCTCAAGCGCATCCAGTACAACACCGTGGTGTCGGCCTGCATGAAGATGCTCAACACGCTTGAAGCCGCCAAGCTGGAAGACAGCCCGTCCGCCAACGCCGTGCTGGCCGAATGCACCTCGATCTTCCTGCGCATCCTCAACCCGATCACGCCGCACATCACCCATGCGCTGTGGCAGGAACTGGGCTTCGCCGCGCAGCATGGCGACATCCTCGACGCCGACTGGCCGCAAGTCGACGCCGCCGCGCTGGAGCAAAGCGAGATCGAGATGATGATTCAGGTCAACGGCAAACTGCGCGGCAGCATCACCGTCGCCAAGGATGCCGACAAGGCCAGCATCGAAGCGGCCGCACTGGGAAATGAAAGCGTGCAGAAATTCCTGACCGGCGCACCGAAGAAAATCATCGTCGTCCCCGGCAAGCTGATCAACATCGTTGCCTGA
- a CDS encoding DUF1120 domain-containing protein: protein MRPLFLLFAFTPLLLSTNAHAADTAELVVKGTIRPSACLASFPGNSVIDFGTIKSDPQLKERFKDLPSQRIDMRISCDGPTKIAVKAIDNREATREKDIPGIDAGDHFGLGLYRGKSIGGYVVRFGTAVADGQSVGILGRPNGSAAWSSSTLRNLRQDGSQVSFGAGSTPVAFSELVAGLDISAKLSRVAYQLLADDIQLDGSISIEMLYL from the coding sequence ATGAGACCCCTTTTCCTGCTTTTCGCCTTCACGCCCCTGTTGCTGAGCACCAACGCCCACGCTGCCGATACTGCAGAACTGGTCGTCAAAGGCACCATCCGTCCTTCCGCTTGCCTGGCCAGCTTTCCCGGCAACAGCGTGATCGATTTCGGCACCATCAAATCGGACCCGCAGCTCAAGGAGCGCTTCAAGGATCTGCCTTCGCAGCGCATTGATATGCGGATTTCCTGCGACGGCCCCACTAAGATTGCCGTCAAGGCGATCGACAACCGCGAAGCCACGCGTGAAAAGGACATTCCGGGCATCGATGCCGGCGACCACTTCGGCCTGGGCCTGTATCGCGGCAAAAGCATCGGCGGCTATGTCGTGCGCTTCGGCACTGCGGTGGCGGACGGCCAGTCGGTCGGCATCCTGGGTCGTCCGAACGGCAGCGCCGCCTGGAGCAGCAGCACCCTGCGCAACTTGCGCCAGGACGGCAGCCAGGTATCATTTGGAGCGGGCAGCACGCCGGTGGCCTTCAGCGAACTGGTCGCCGGTCTCGATATCAGCGCCAAACTGAGCCGAGTGGCCTATCAGTTGCTGGCCGACGACATTCAGCTGGACGGCTCGATCAGCATCGAAATGCTCTATCTCTGA
- a CDS encoding 2-hydroxychromene-2-carboxylate isomerase — MGKVCEYFFAPHSPFAYLGHARFVALAKQYDVQVVLKPFDLSKIFGQSGGLPLAKRAPQRQAYRLKELERWSKFLGLPMNLQPTYFPVQSDLAARLIIATQLAHGTSAALDLTGAVMRAIWEDEKNIADTDTLLALANGLGHDGASLLKSAETASVQAEFDRFSEEATTANVFGAPWFIVDGEGYWGQDRLDFVERAFAEK; from the coding sequence ATGGGCAAAGTATGTGAATACTTCTTCGCGCCGCACTCGCCCTTCGCCTATCTGGGGCATGCGCGTTTTGTCGCTCTGGCCAAACAGTACGACGTCCAGGTCGTACTCAAGCCGTTCGACCTGAGCAAGATCTTCGGCCAGTCCGGCGGCCTGCCGCTGGCCAAGCGCGCGCCGCAGCGCCAGGCGTATCGCCTCAAGGAACTGGAACGCTGGAGCAAATTCCTCGGCCTGCCGATGAACCTGCAACCGACCTATTTCCCGGTGCAAAGCGACCTCGCCGCACGCCTGATCATCGCCACGCAACTGGCGCACGGCACCAGCGCCGCGCTCGACCTGACCGGCGCCGTCATGCGCGCGATCTGGGAAGACGAAAAGAACATCGCCGACACCGACACGCTGCTGGCGCTTGCCAACGGCCTCGGCCATGATGGCGCGAGCCTGCTGAAGTCGGCGGAAACCGCCAGCGTGCAAGCGGAGTTCGACCGTTTCAGCGAGGAGGCCACCACGGCCAACGTCTTCGGCGCGCCGTGGTTTATCGTGGACGGCGAAGGCTACTGGGGCCAGGACCGCCTCGATTTCGTCGAGCGCGCGTTTGCCGAAAAGTAA
- a CDS encoding ABC transporter permease, with the protein MSVQLTRTSQPHRKRPAGKVWLFAVPGMTLFAAFWLLPMLRLVGVGASGPSGAMAYLAVVTNRHYLWSLVSTLLLSAVVTLATLAISSLVGLFLQRNRFPGKSLLLAMLTFPLAFPGVVVGFMVIMLAGRQGLIGVLTDKLFGESLVFAYSLAGLFIGYLYFSIPRVILTVMAAAEKLDPALEEAARSLGANPLRVFFDVVAPALMPALISSGAICFATSVGAFGTAFTLATSIDVLPMAIYNEFTSYANFAMAAALSIVLGVITWIALALARSLSGSSVPATA; encoded by the coding sequence ATGTCCGTGCAACTGACTCGTACAAGTCAGCCGCACCGCAAACGTCCGGCCGGCAAGGTCTGGTTGTTTGCGGTGCCGGGTATGACGTTGTTCGCGGCGTTCTGGCTATTGCCGATGCTGCGCCTGGTCGGCGTCGGCGCCAGCGGTCCGAGCGGTGCGATGGCCTATCTGGCCGTGGTGACCAATCGCCACTATCTGTGGAGCCTGGTGTCGACGCTGTTGCTGTCGGCGGTGGTCACCTTAGCGACACTGGCGATTTCGTCGCTGGTGGGGCTGTTCCTGCAACGCAACCGTTTCCCCGGCAAATCGCTGCTGCTGGCGATGCTGACGTTTCCGCTGGCGTTCCCGGGCGTGGTGGTCGGCTTCATGGTGATCATGCTGGCCGGACGCCAGGGATTGATCGGCGTGCTGACCGACAAGCTGTTCGGCGAGTCGCTGGTGTTTGCGTATTCGCTGGCGGGGCTGTTCATCGGTTATCTGTACTTTTCGATTCCGCGAGTGATCCTGACGGTGATGGCCGCCGCCGAAAAGCTCGACCCCGCGCTCGAAGAAGCGGCGCGTTCGCTCGGCGCCAATCCGCTGCGCGTGTTCTTCGACGTGGTGGCGCCGGCGCTGATGCCGGCCTTGATATCGTCGGGCGCAATCTGCTTCGCCACCAGCGTCGGCGCCTTCGGCACGGCGTTCACGCTGGCGACCAGCATTGATGTCTTGCCGATGGCGATCTATAACGAATTCACCAGCTACGCGAATTTCGCGATGGCGGCGGCCTTGTCCATCGTGCTCGGCGTGATCACCTGGATCGCCCTGGCGCTGGCGCGTTCACTGTCGGGCAGTAGTGTCCCGGCTACGGCATGA
- a CDS encoding ABC transporter substrate-binding protein translates to MAATAAFAVSFSAAAQNVICYNCPPEWADWATQIKTIKEKTGITVPPDNKNSGQALAQIMAEKASPVADFTYVGVTFGIEAKKNDIITPYKPAGWNDVPAGLKDPEGYWTTIHSGTMGLMVNVDALKGKPMPRSWQDLLKPEYKGLIGYLDPASAFVGYVGAVAVNQALGGTLDNFTPGINYFKALQKNQPIVPKQTSYARLISGEIPILFGYDFDAYRARYKDKANVAFVIPAEGSVTVPYVVSLVKNGPNQANAKKVLDFLLSNEGQAIWANAYLRPVRASAISKEAEARFLPAADYARAKSVDYGKMADVQRQFSERYLAEVK, encoded by the coding sequence ATGGCGGCAACCGCCGCCTTTGCCGTCTCGTTCAGCGCCGCGGCGCAAAACGTCATCTGCTACAACTGCCCACCGGAATGGGCTGACTGGGCCACGCAGATCAAGACCATCAAGGAAAAGACCGGCATCACCGTGCCGCCCGACAACAAGAACAGCGGCCAGGCGCTGGCGCAGATCATGGCTGAAAAAGCCAGCCCGGTGGCTGACTTCACCTACGTCGGCGTGACCTTCGGCATCGAAGCGAAAAAGAACGACATCATCACCCCCTACAAGCCGGCCGGCTGGAATGACGTGCCTGCAGGCCTGAAGGATCCGGAAGGTTATTGGACCACCATCCACTCCGGCACCATGGGCCTGATGGTCAACGTCGATGCATTGAAGGGCAAGCCGATGCCGCGCTCGTGGCAAGACCTGCTCAAGCCTGAATACAAAGGCCTGATCGGCTACCTCGATCCCGCCAGCGCATTCGTCGGCTATGTTGGCGCGGTCGCCGTGAACCAGGCATTGGGCGGCACGCTCGACAACTTCACGCCAGGCATCAATTACTTCAAGGCGCTGCAAAAGAACCAGCCTATCGTGCCGAAGCAGACTTCCTACGCGCGCCTGATTTCCGGTGAAATTCCGATCCTGTTCGGTTACGACTTCGACGCCTACCGCGCCAGGTACAAGGACAAGGCCAATGTCGCCTTCGTGATCCCGGCCGAAGGCAGCGTCACCGTACCTTATGTCGTCAGTCTCGTGAAGAACGGTCCGAACCAGGCCAACGCGAAAAAGGTGCTGGACTTCCTGTTGTCCAATGAAGGCCAGGCCATCTGGGCCAATGCCTACCTGCGTCCGGTGCGTGCTTCTGCGATTTCGAAAGAAGCCGAAGCCCGCTTCCTGCCGGCCGCCGACTATGCCCGCGCCAAATCGGTCGACTACGGCAAGATGGCTGACGTCCAGCGTCAGTTCAGCGAACGCTACCTGGCCGAAGTGAAGTAA